A genomic region of Cryptococcus gattii WM276 chromosome F, complete sequence contains the following coding sequences:
- a CDS encoding Ran1-like protein kinase, putative (Similar to TIGR gene model, INSD accession AAW44103.1), translating to MSTSSNSLHVAGGSPQFIDGGFIELVAVIGTGAYGVVYLAVDSRYPQPVYRAIKCMRRSGLDERQKHFQRREMGLHRLASGHPSIITMDRIFEEGDYIYVVMDYGDEGDLFSMITDKKRYVGDNELIRNVFLQLLDGVSWMHSLGISHRDIKPENIVCSQDGTRVRICDFGLATSEERSSEFGCGSTFYIAPECLGDWFPDNKTYPTRSGDIWSLGVILVNLVCGRNPWRIASPSDESFNSYLADPHFLRKILPVSDECLYILTQIFTVHPEERITLPALRQLISEVESFSMTVDELRHAHISAQQKIAATQPPVLLSLPKEDDGWSEQEELFAYDDDLETPSLRSDSDSPRYPLCLSPTTSSNGESLPPTPNLIPDECIAFAHQPQSPQFWEYVPKVTFEYDHNQRSTDVHIKGSPFIYNSAPTAYAQ from the exons ATGTCAACTTCCTCCAATTCCCTGCACGTTGCCGGTGGATCACCGCAGTTCATTGATGGTGGCTTTATCGAGCTCGTTGCTGTTATTGGCACTGGCGCCTACGGTGTCGTCTATCTCGCCGTTGACTCAAGATATCCGCAGCCTGTGTACCGGGCGATCAAATGCATGCGAAGAAGCGGTCTTGATGAGCGTCAAAAGCACTTTCAACGGCGAGAAATGGGCCTCCACCGTCTCGCATCCGGCCACCCCAGCATTATCACAATGGATAGAATATTTGAAGAGGGTGATTACATCTATGTGGTCATGGACTatggagatgaaggagatCTTTTCTCCATGATTACAGACAAGAAAAGA TATGTCGGTGACAATGAACTCATCAGGAATGTTTTCCTACAACTTCTTGATGGAGTTTCGTGGATGCACTCTCTTGGTATCAGTCACCGTGACATCAAGCCCGAGAATATTGTATGCTCTCAGGACGGCACCCGGGTACGCATCTGTGACTTCGGTTTGGCGACATCAGAGGAACGCTCGAGCGAGTTTGGTTGTGGTTCGACTTTTTATATCGCACCTG AATGTCTTGGAGACTGGTTTCCCGATAACAAGACCTACCCTACTCGTTCCGGTGATATCTGGTCCCTCGGTGTCATTCTCGTAAATCTTGTTTGCGGGCGCAACCCTTGGCGAATTGCCTCTCCTTCCGACGAATCGTTCAACTCTTACCTAGCAGATCCCCATTTCCTCCGTAAAATCCTTCCTGTGTCCGACGAGTGTCTTTACATCCTCACCCAAATATTTACTGTCCATCCTGAAGAGCGCATTACTCTTCCCGCCCTTCGTCAGCTCATCTCGGAGGTTGAGAGCTTCAGCATGACGGTGGATGAGCTTCGCCACGCTCATATTTCCGCCCAGCAAAAGATTGCCGCAACTCAGCCTCCCGTTTTGCTCTCACTTCCGAAGGAAGACGACGGCTGGTCGGAACAAGAAGAGCTTTTTGCCTACGATGATGACCTGGAGACTCCATCGTTGCGAAGTGATTCCGATTCACCACGGTACCCTCTTTGTCTTTCCCCTACCACGTCATCCAACGGTGAATCATTACCACCGACGCCTAACCTCATTCCCGACGAATGTATCGCATTCGCTCACCAGCCGCAATCTCCTCAATTCTGGGAATACGTCCCAAAAGTAACCTTCGAATATGACCACAATCAACGTTCTACCGATGTTCATATCAAAGGTTCTCCGTTTATCTACAATTCTGCACCTACCGCATATGCTCAATAA
- a CDS encoding Membrane transporter, putative (Similar to TIGR gene model, INSD accession AAW44101.1) yields the protein MLPPPSSRQSSYVYPTHARRASSPSAPNRIASFRSVAENALGLEPEDDEEEQELRAELGVDDEAALAEEQRERGLEETLERLGFGAYHWRLLALCGFGWMSDNSALQCIAVILPRVQVHFNLSSKVVGILSASTMAGMMVGAVGWGVLSDLLGRTMPFNATLFLTGTFGVGASFSPNFAILCCWMFCLGSAVGGSMPTDGTLFLENLPHSKQYLLTLLSVFFSFGAVLSSVISLVFLPGASCGTYEGCDIDGHENDGWRRVLFVLGLFNLVCALARWFLFKLQESPRYLVSNGREREAIVALQTIADFNDHTINIQRADVQSRECSVAEPSTRRSSFASPSKDEESVSYGGVESDAGRKMKNKPMRSGSSFYKEDENDALVGSFVQTEGQIEEERERLMHVETVYNDDGDADMSNRSNDRLKARNVPGGKEVNGWKKTPVVWWKSWIAQMSKLFVPQWRRTVILMWIIWGSMSYAYTMFNVWLPAVLESRAKGHGDAAIKEALGDFVLYSLAGCPGSIVGAWMVQTRLGRRKSLAICTLCTGLSTFAFIHVEQKWAVVVSSMVISAAATAMYAVLYGMTPETFGTSIRGTACGTSAALSRLTGVIAPVSAGFLLTITPSLPLFTSAAVFCMTAVCSMALPFERAEGAGRGNRMMH from the exons ATGCTACCGCCACCATCCTCTAGACAGAGCAGCTACGTCTATCCGACCCATGCTCGCCGGGCATCATCACCATCAGCACCCAATCGTATAGCGTCGTTCCGATCAGTAGCAGAGAATGCGCTCGGGCTAGAACCagaggacgatgaggaagaacaAGAGCTGAGGGCTGAGCTGGGtgtggatgatgaagctGCTTTGGCGGAGGAGCAAAGGGAAAGGGGTTTAGAGGAGACGCTGGAGAGGCTAGGGTTCG GTGCCTATCACTGGAGACTACTT GCTCTATGCGGGTTTGGCTGGATGAGTGACAACTCTGCATTGCAGTGCATTG CTGTGATATTACCAAGAGTACAAGTGCATTTCAATCTCTCATCGAAAGTAGTCGGTATTCTATCCGCATCGACTATGGCCGGT ATGATGGTCGGTGCTGTCGGCTGGGGAGTTTTGTCTGACCTACTTGGTCGAACAATGCCCTTCAATGCGACTTTGTTTCTCACAGGTACCTTTGGTGTAGGTGCCAGTTTCAGTCCAAATTTTGCGATACTCTGTTGTTGGATGTTCTGTCTCGGTAGCGCTGTAGG TGGCTCTATGCCAACAGACGGCACGTTGTTCCTCGAAAATTTGCCGCATAGTAAACAATATCTCCTCACTTTACTTtctgtcttcttctccttcgGCGCTGTGCTTTCTTCTGTGATCAGTCTCGTTTTCTTACCTGGTGCAAGCTGCGGAACTTATGAGGGCTGCGATATCGACGGACACGAAAATGAtggatggagaagagtgTTATTTGTTTTGGGGCTTTTT AACCTCGTATGTGCCCTCGCCCGATGGTTTCTTTTCAAACTTCAAGAATCTCCTCGATACCTCGTCTCAAACGGGCGAGAACGAGAGGCTATTGTTGCCCTACAGACCATTGCAGATTTCAACGACCACACAATCAACATTCAGCGTGCAGACGTACAGAGTCGAGAATGTTCTGTCGCTGAACCAAGTACGAGACGCAGCTCATTTGCTTCCCCATCAAAAGACGAAGAAAGCGTGTCTTACGGAGGTGTAGAGAGTGATGCTGGGAGAAAAATGAAGAATAAGCCTATGCGGAGTGGATCTTCGTTCTATAAAGAAGACGAAAATGATGCGTTGGTTGGATCGTTCGTTCAGACCGAGGGACagattgaagaagaaagggaaaggcTGATGCACGTTGAGACGGTGTACAACGATGATGGTGACGCCGATATGAGCAATAGATCAAACGATCGGCTCAAAGCCCGGAATGTTCCAGGCGGGAAAGAAGTCAATGGATGGAAAAAAACACCCGTGGTCTGGTGGAAAAGCTGGATAGCTCAAATGTCCAAGTTATTCGTACCGCAATGGAGAAGGACAGTAATCTTGATGTGGATCATCTGGGGATCGATGTCGTACG CCTATACGATGTTCAATGTGTGGCTGCCGGCCGTCTTAGAAAGTCGGGCGAAAGGTCATGGTGATGCAGCTATCAAAGAAGCACTGGGTGACTTCGTTCTTTACTCTC TCGCCGGATGTCCAGGTTCAATT GTCGGTGCTTGGATGGTTCAAACTCGATTAGGCCGCCGGAAATCCCTAGCTATATGTACACTTTGCACTGGTCTCTCGACTTTTGCGTTCATCCACGTAGAACAAAAGTGGGCTGTGGTCGTTAGCTCCATGGTTATTTCAGCCGCTGCTACTGCCATGTATGCCGTCCTTT ATGGTATGACGCCAGAAACCTTTGGGACTTCTATAAGAGGAACTGCGTGTGGTACATCAGCAGCTCTTAGTCGACT CACGGGCGTCATCGCCCCAGTTTCAGCAGGATTCCTCTTAACGATaactccttctctcccaCTGTTCACCTCTGCAGCTGTATTCTGCATGACTGCGGTTTGCAGTATGGCGTTACCGTTCGAGAGAGCGGAAGGTGCAGGGAGAGGGAACAGGATGATGCATTGA
- a CDS encoding uncharacterized protein (Similar to TIGR gene model, INSD accession AAW44409.1): MADLGLTDSLTSSTSSSTRVATSSLSSSARTTSTTSSAARDLATSITSSRTSSSSSSSSSSARTSSHTTTSTRISTSSSSSATSTSTAPSRLTRTSRTSTHSSTSSSTHTSSSATSSIVTSTTASSTSSSATATSTVAAANVNGSGSSSSLSGGAIAGIVIGSIAGIVLIALLITAGIRKKSRAERAKRRSSVFDWGTTADMDNMETYEKPRYDPPSESFAMAEANNNPQHVSYATNDFAVAPPAAERTEPLSYAERHNPQYSYRNSFQPVSLVPDLPPAQPPAQASAQAQGSFAAQPQQQNMVGAGGAPGTAGVGAAAGAVPGSGAAAAAAGPRGVTAGTWVSVKVGFVRSLEDELPINPGQKLYLHEVYDDGWSLCEDEEHKKGVVPVNCLQSLQ; the protein is encoded by the exons ATGGCCGATCTCGGGCTTACCGATAGCTTAACTTCGAGCACATCCTCTAGCACTCGAGTAGCTACTTCTAGCCTGTCTTCTAGTGCAAGGACGACAAGCACAACTTCTTCTGCCGCTCGAGACCTTGCCACTTCCATCACGAGCA GCCGTacatcttcctcatcttcatcctctaGCAGCTCAGCAAGGACATCTAGCCACACCACCACTTCTACTCGAATTTCCAcgtcaagctcaagctcCGCGACAAGCACAAGCACCGCTCCTTCCAGGTTAACTAGGACCAGTAGAACATCGACTCATTCGTCTACTTCTTCATCGACTCATACTTCATCATCTGCAACTTCAAGCATCGTAACCAGCACCACGGCTAGCTCGACCAGCTCTAGCGCTACTGCAACATCGACTGTCGCTGCTGCTAATGTCAATGGTAGCGGAAGCAGCTCTAGCTTGAGCGGTGGTGCC ATCGCAGGTATTGTTATTGGCAGTATTGCGGGAATTGTCTTGATCGCTTTATTGATTACTGCAGGTATCAGAAAGAAGTCTCGAGCGGAGCGAGCGAAGAGGAGGAGTTCCGTATTCGACTGGGGTACCACCGCTGATATGGACAACATGGAGACGTACGAAAAGCCTCGT TACGACCCTCCCTCTGAATCTTTTGCCATGGCCGAAGCAAACAACAACCCCCAGCACGTTTCCTACGCCACGAATGACTTTGCAGTTGCTCCCCCTGCTGCGGAAAGGACAGAGCCCTTGTCTTACGCGGAGCGACACAACCCTCAATACTCGTACCGTAACAGTTTCCAACCCGTTTCTTTGGTCCCCGATCTTCCTCCAGCACAACCTCCTGCTCAAGCTTCAGCCCAAGCTCAAGGTTCCTTCGCAGCGCAGCCTCAGCAGCAGAATATGGTGGGTGCTGGCGGTGCTCCAGGTACAGCTGGTGTAGGAGCTGCTGCCGGAGCAGTGCCGGGGTCAGGAGCCGCCGCTGCGGCTGCTGGTCCTCGAGGCGTCACTGCTGGTACTTGGGTCAGCGTTAAGGTTGGCTTCGTCCGTTCTCTTGAGGATGAACTTC CTATCAATCCTGGGCAAAAACTCTATCTTCACGAGGTTTACGACGATGGTTGGTCCCTTtgtgaggatgaggagCACAAAAAAGGTGTTGTCCCGGTCAACTGTCTCCAGTCTCTGCAGTAA
- a CDS encoding Pyruvate dehydrogenase e1 component alpha subunit, mitochondrial precursor, putative (Similar to TIGR gene model, INSD accession AAW44390.1), whose protein sequence is MSFSLRARGLRAATRSIGVKPLRSTLPQVRYVQIDADKSSPMHELPSSGSEPFKVQLHADSFHSYRCDAPPPETTVTKDELVSMYHTMVQMRRMEQAADALYKQKLIRGFCHLAIGQEAVSVGMETAIDDKDRVITSYRCHTFAVLRGGTIKGVLAELMGRKDGMSFGKGGSMHIFTPTFFGGNGIVGAQVPVGAGVALAQKYNKEKAATFALYGDGASNQGQVFEAFNMAKLWNLPCVFVCENNKYGMGTSAERSSMNTQFFTRGDKIPGLQVNGMDILAVREATKWAKDWVTSGKGPLLMEFVTYRYGGHSMSDPGTTYRTREEVQQMRSSQDAIAGLKKYILEWGVTDEASLKAIDKSAKEEVDAAVEEAKKSPVPDQVEFWSDIYYKGSEPTHMRGREKEEVHYYNKSA, encoded by the exons ATGTCCTTCTCCCTCCGTGCTCGTGGCCTCCGAGCCGCTACTCGATCCATCGGCGTC AAGCCTCTTCGTTCCACCCTTCCCCAGGTGCGATACGTCCAGATCGATGCCGACAAGTCTTCTCCCATGCACGAACTCCCTTCCTCTGGTTCTGAGCCT TTCAAGGTCCAGCTCCACGCCGACTCTTTCCACTCTTACCGATGTGACGCCCCTCCTCCTGAGACCACTGTTACCAAGGATGAGTTGGTCAGCATGTACCACACCATG GTTCAGATGCGACGAATGGAACAAGCCGCCGACGCCCTTTACAAGCAGAAGCTTATCCGAGGTTTCTGTCACCTTGCCATCGGCCAGGAAGCCGTTTCGGTCGGTATGGAGACCGCCATCGATGACAAGGACCGAGTTATCACCTCTTACCGATGCCACACTTTCGCCGTCCTCCGAGGTGGTACCATCAAGGGTGTCCTCGCCGAGTTGATGGGCCGAAAGGATGGTATGTCTTTCGGTAAGGGTGGCTCTATGCACATCTTCACCCCTACTTTCTTTGGTGGTAACGGTATCGTCGGTGCCCAG GTTCCCGTTGGCGCCGGTGTTGCCCTTGCCCAAAAGTACAACAAGGAGAAGGCTGCTACTTTTGCCCTCTACGGTGACGGTGCCTCTAACCAAGGCCAAGTCTTTGAGGCTTTCAACATGGCCAAGCTTTGGAATCTCCCCTGTGTCTTTGTCTGTGAGAACAACAAGTACGGTATGGGTACTTCTGCCGAGCGATCTTCTATGAACACTCAGTTCTTCACCCGTGGTGACAAGATTCCCGGTCTCCAA GTTAACGGTATGGACATCCTCGCTGTCCGAGAGGCCACCAAGTGGGCCAAGGATTGGGTCACTTCCGGCAAGGGTCCCCTCCTCATGGAGTTTGTCACTTACCGATACGGTGGCCACTCCATGTCCGACCCCGGTACGACTTACCGAACCCGAGAAGAGGTCCAGCAAATGCGATCTTCCCAGGACGCGATTGCCGGCTTGAAGAAGTACATTCTCGAATGGGGAGTGACTGACGAGGCTAGCTTGAAGGCAATTGACAAGTCTGCCAAGGAGGAGGTTGATGCCGCTGTTGAGGAGGCTAAGAAGAGTCCTGTCCCTGACCAGGTTGAGTTCTGGAGTGACATCTAC TACAAGGGTTCCGAGCCCACTCACATGCGTGGtagggagaaggaggaggtCCACTACTACAACAAGTCTGCTTAA